Proteins encoded in a region of the Vicia villosa cultivar HV-30 ecotype Madison, WI linkage group LG5, Vvil1.0, whole genome shotgun sequence genome:
- the LOC131605490 gene encoding triacylglycerol lipase OBL1-like, translating into MLLVIIKDTKSEPNLILVAFRGTIPFDAEQWKTDIDISWFDIPNVGKIHGGFMKALGLLKNRGWPKEIDERGAYRYAYYTIREELRAVLRENEDAKFILTGHSLGGALANLFIAVLIFHEEEWLLEKLEGVYTFGQPRVGDQKFGEFMKSKMKMYDVKCFRYVYCNDLVPRVPYDDQSLFYKHFSPCLYYNSLYQGKV; encoded by the coding sequence atgttgctgGTTATTATTAAAGATACAAAATCTGAACCCAACTTGATTCTGGTTGCATTTAGAGGAACAATTCCATTTGATGCTGAGCAATGGAAAACAGACATAGATATCTCATGGTTTGACATACCTAACGTGGGTAAGATACATGGTGGGTTCATGAAAGCATTGGGCCTTTTAAAGAACCGTGGATGGCCCAAAGAGATAGACGAAAGAGGTGCGTATCGTTATGCTTACTACACAATTAGAGAGGAGCTTAGAGCAGTATTGAGGGAAAATGAGGATGCAAAATTCATATTGACAGGGCATAGTTTGGGAGGAGCATTGGCTAATTTGTTTATTGCTGTGCTTATATTCCATGAGGAAGAATGGTTGTTAGAAAAGTTAGAAGGTGTTTATACATTTGGGCAGCCAAGAGTAGGAGACCAGAAGTTTGGGGAGTTCATGAAAAGCAAGATGAAAATGTATGATGTTAAGTGTTTTAGATATGTTTACTGTAATGATTTGGTTCCTAGGGTTCCTTATGATGATCAATCCCTCTTTTATAAGCACTTCAGCCCTTGCCTCTATTACAATAGTTTGTACCAAGGGAAGGTATGA